The DNA region ATTCATCTATAACATTAATCATTTTAATATTACTCGATGCATTATTACCAATCTTAATAACATATATTAATAATAATATAGCAAATAATGCATAAAGAGAAACTACCGAAAATCTGAAAGAAAAAGGAAAATCTGAAAATATACTAGAAAATCCTCCAAAAAATATAGTAACACATATGGCTATAATAAAACTTTTAGAATCGCTCATTTCATTTTTTTCTTCTTTAACCCCCACTTTATAAATACAATAATCTTTAAAAGTCAAATCTAATATTTTTTCTATTGCCATTTTATTTGGTTTTTTAATACCACCTAACTTTAATTTATCTTCTAATAAATAAGGATCTATACCTCTAACTAATAATAATTCCTTAACTGTCAATTCATTTTCAAAAACCATTAAATGTTCCATAATTTTAATATTCCCTTCTACTTATTGTTTATTCTTTTATTTTTTTTATTATATAAACATCATATCATACATAAAAAGATTAAATAAATAAATATTTAACCGACTGGGGTATAGGAGGTTTTGGGCAAACTCTGCCCTAGAAAACAGTAAAAATTTTATATTTTGGTATAAACATCGCTTCACTTTACGTTCTCATCTTACCCTTGAACAACTCATATAAGCCCTACGTTGAGATTAACTTCGGGTCAACGCTCGAAAAACACCCCTGGAATTTAACTTATATTGAGACGTATAAAAAAATCTATACTAGTGAAGTCCGCAAAAGACTTCCTCCCCTACCGTTTTTATTACTGGCTAAATGGTCGTAGTCACCGTTTCCTTACGTTAAATACCACCTGTACTCGCCTTGTACAGCCGACTTCTAGTCTTTGACACATAGGGCATCTAGATTTCCCCTTCTGGCATACATAGGTATGTGCATGAGTGCCTATGCTATCGCGTTTATTTAGTTAAATATATCAAGTTTATTTTTTATTTTATATAGATTTTTTAATGTTCTATAAATCTATAAATCTATAAATCTATAAATCTATAAATCTATAAATCTATAAATCTATAAATCTATAAATCTATAAATCTATAAAAAATAGAACCTTTTCATATCAACATTAAATTTAGTTTTTATTTTTTCTATAGATTTATAAATCTATAAATCTATAAATCTATAAATCTATAAATCTATAAATCTATAAATCTATAAATCTATTAATGTTTTGCTTTATACGTTTTCAAATCCATGTTATACTATTTATAAATTTATAGAAAACATGGGGTGGATTGAATTGGCTTATAAAATTACTTATTCAAATTTCAAGGGTGGAACAGGAAAAACAACAAATAGTACTATGATGGGATATCATTTAGCCAAAAAAGGTTATAGAACATTACTAGTTGATTTAGATCCTCAAGCAAATGCTACAGCTCTTTATTCTTTAACAAGACAAAATCAAACAGGTGAAATCATGACATTTGATAAGACTCTCATGTCCGCAATTGCTGATAATTCAATTGCTGATATCATTACACCTATTTGTGATAACTTATTTTTATTACCAAGCTTTGCTGATTTAACATCTTATCCTTTATTTTTAGAGAAAAAGTTTCCAGATAATTTAAGTAAACGTTCAACTTATTTTTCAGAATTAATTAAAGGAATTGAAGATGACTTTGATTATATTTTATTTGACGTTCCCCCTACACTTTCGACATTTACCGATTCTGCTGTTTTATCTTCAGATTACATTGTTATCGTATTACAGACCCAAGAACGTTCATTTATTGGAGCGGAGGCATTTATTAAATACTTACAGGAATTAATGGGAACATATGAAACAGACTTTGATATTCTAGGGATTCTTCCTGTATTACAAAAAAATAATGCTATCGTTGATAAATCTGTTTTAAAAAATGCAACAGAATCATTTGGAGAAGAAAATATGTTTAAGACCATCATAAAAAATATGGAACGTTTAAAACGCTATGATATGACAGGAATTATTGATCCAGATATTAGTGATAGATGGGATGTCCACGATAAAAATGTTCATGAACTTTATGAAAAGGTAACAAATGAACTAATTGAAAGGATTGAAGAATAATGACAAATAGAAAAAAATCTAATTTACTTCAACCAAGTTCTCCTGCAACACCTAATCAAACTTATACACGTGAAAATATCTACTCAGTAAATGAAAATACGCAATCTGAAAAACTAAAAAAAACAATGATGGATTCAAAAAATAGTCGTGGTAAACGTACATCTGTCAGTTGCTTTCAAGATACTAAAAATAGTTTACAAGCTCTTATTACTATTATGGATACTAAAAATATTGATGAAGTCATTGAAAATTTAATTGACTCATATACTGAAGTTTTGTCTGATGAAGAGCTAAATGAATTTCGTCTAATAAGAAAATCGTTAGATAAACGAACGATAAAGAGATAACATTATAAATGTGTGGGGAGTATAAAATCACTGTACTTCTTCTGAAGAATTTAAGAGTATAGTAAAAGTATTCATTAAAACATAGTTGCTAAAATTGTCGCTATTGTTATGAAAGAAAAAATTAATATAGTAAGCACCTAAGATGAGATAATCTGTATATCTATGTAAACCTTTTGATTAACACGATCAAATATTATACGAAGAATAGGGGCTGATTACTATGCTAAATTTATTTATGGATAATTTAGGTTTAAATTTAATATTTTTAATTATTGTTTTAGTAGGAATCATTTTGATTACAAGTACATTTAAAATTAATAGTAAAAGTACTAAAATAATTTTAGGCGTTCTAGGATTAATAACGATATTGCTTGGATTATATGGGCTACTATTTATCATATTTTTTGGTTACAATTCATAGATTTTCGTTATTTAATTGCTTGGTAGACATAAGTCCTATTTTACGAAGTACCACAATTATCAACGGATTGACTAGGCAAGATTGTGAATCTCAATTGGTCTACCTCAATACTAAAAAGGAATCCCATCAAATGGCGATTCTTTTTTTGTCGAGATAGTGAAATATTGAAACGAATTTTTGAGGAGAATGTTATTTAACCGACTGGGGTATAGGAGGTTTTGGGCAAACTCTGCCCTAGAAAACAGTAAAAAATATGTTTGGTATAAACATTACTTCACTTTACGTTCTCATCTTACCCTTGAACAACTCATATAAGCCCTACGTTGAGATTAACTTCGGGTCAACGCTCGAAAAACACCCCTGGAATTTAACTTATATTGAGACGTATAAAAAAACCTATACTAGTGAAGTCCGCAAAAGACTTCCTCCCCTACCGTTTTTATTACTGGCTAAATGGTCGTAGTCACCGTTTCCTTACGTTAAATACCACCTGTACTCGCCTTGTACAGCCGACTTCTAGTCTTTGACACATAGGGCATCTAGATTTCCCCTTCTGGCATACATAGGTATGTGCGTGAGTGCCTATGCTACTACAACTATTTAATTAATCACTAGCCATCCATGATTAAACTGGATGGCTAGACGTGTTTTAAGCGACTCTTAATACCTGTCCTGGATAAATTTTATTTGGATCGCTTAGATTGTTCCATTCTGTCAGTTGTTTAGTTGTTTTTCCGTATTGTTTTGAAATAGCATACAGCGTATCTCCTTTTTTAACTGTATGATGCGTTGAAACATTGGATTTAATATTTAGTTGGTCTAAAATAGCTGTCACAATCGCATGCGCAATTTGATTTATTTTTTGGTCGAAAAATCGATTATCTTCTGCGTTTGAAATAAAACCAACTTCAACTAATATTGCTGGACAAAACGTTTCTCGTATCACATAAAAATCCGCTTCTTTTACGCCTCTATCCTTCATTCCTAAATTCACAAGATTTTTTTGAACTCGTGTCGCTAATTCCAATTCTGGACTCAATACTTTTTTCCAGACAAATGTTTCAACACCTGTTGCTTCTTTATTGGTTGCAGCGTTACGATGAAGTGAGACAAAATAGTCATATACTTTTTTATCTGCTTGTCTCACGCGATTTTCCAGTGAGACGGTATCATTTCCTTGTCGTGTTTCATCTACTGTGACACCATTTTCTCTTAATTGTTGAGTAATCAATTTCCCTAATCGTAAAACATCGTTGGCTTCGGTACGTGTGCCATTCACCGCACCTGGATCTGTTCCACCGTGTCCATAATCTATCAAAACGTTTACCATGTTTTATCCCCTTTTCTAGTTAATTTCCTTGCCAAATAGTTGCTTGAACTTGGCTTAAGTCTAATCTGGCTGACTGAGTATAATGAGCCGTCATATTAATATTTTTGTGTCCTAAAAATTGTTTAATGATTTCAATCGAGATTCCTTGCTCGATTAACTTAGCTGCAAAAGTATGTCGCAATAAATGACAATGACAAGCAATGCCTGTTTTATTAGAAAAATTTGTCATATGTCGTTGGAGTGTTCGTTTGCTCACTCGAAAGACTGGCTGACTCGACACATCAATTTCTGCTAAATACTGCTGAATAATATCGGAAACTTCGTTATCTATGATAGGGATAGTACGATCACTTCCCCATTTAGCATTGGTAATTGAAATATATAGCATATGATTCGTTATAAAGAAGTCGCTCTTTTTAAGATGAGCGACCTCCCCTACTCTTGCGCCAGTTGAAAGCATGAGTAAAAAAGCACAACGAACATTAGGTCGGAACGAATCAATGTGTAAGCGTAAAATAGTTAATTCGTCATCTGATAACCGTTCTTTTCTGGTTGATTTGACGGGTAGTGAGAGACTTGTTAAAACTGGATTTATTTTTACTTCTCCATGCAAAATTAAATAATTAAAATAGCAATGAACAGTTGATAGAATGGCATTGATTCGCCGATTAGATAAAGACTCTAATAACAATTGCTTACGAAATGACATAATGACTTGTGTGGTTACCTCGTGAATAGATAGCTCTTGGTCGTCAAGGAATAAATCAAATTTGTGAAGTCGTCTATCGTATTCATCGACGGTACTTTGGGTTTTACCTTCAATAAGCAAGTGTGATAAAAATTCTTTTTTCATCCTAATCCTCCAACGTGGCACAAATTTAAAAATTTGTCGTATGTTAATTACAGAGAGATTTATTTATCCTTAATATTTTTTTCATCTAATAATTTCACAGATAATTTGGTAATAGCAATGGTTAGATCATCAAGCTTGCTTTCTACTCGCACAAGTAGAAAGGCAGAAACAGCTATCGCAAAAATATCTTGTCCTAGAATAGCTAAAATATCTTCTACCATTAGTTGTTAAAAGTAAAATCTGTCGTGATATTTTTTGGATCAGTCTTTAAGGATAATAAATCTCCTGCGTTTTCTCCGCAAAATTTACATAAATCTAGTGTTCCTACAATCATGGATGCACTCTGCGCATCGTAGACAAATAATTTAAAGAAAATGTCTTTGACTTTATCGCATAAATCGCATTTTTTATAATTTGTTTGGGCGAGAGTTTCTATTTTTAAGCCTTTTGTCATAGTAAACTCCTAACTAATGCTGACTAATTCATCAACATAAACACGTC from Vagococcus luciliae includes:
- a CDS encoding ParA family protein, which codes for MAYKITYSNFKGGTGKTTNSTMMGYHLAKKGYRTLLVDLDPQANATALYSLTRQNQTGEIMTFDKTLMSAIADNSIADIITPICDNLFLLPSFADLTSYPLFLEKKFPDNLSKRSTYFSELIKGIEDDFDYILFDVPPTLSTFTDSAVLSSDYIVIVLQTQERSFIGAEAFIKYLQELMGTYETDFDILGILPVLQKNNAIVDKSVLKNATESFGEENMFKTIIKNMERLKRYDMTGIIDPDISDRWDVHDKNVHELYEKVTNELIERIEE
- a CDS encoding DUF5388 domain-containing protein; the protein is MTNRKKSNLLQPSSPATPNQTYTRENIYSVNENTQSEKLKKTMMDSKNSRGKRTSVSCFQDTKNSLQALITIMDTKNIDEVIENLIDSYTEVLSDEELNEFRLIRKSLDKRTIKR
- a CDS encoding N-acetylmuramoyl-L-alanine amidase: MVNVLIDYGHGGTDPGAVNGTRTEANDVLRLGKLITQQLRENGVTVDETRQGNDTVSLENRVRQADKKVYDYFVSLHRNAATNKEATGVETFVWKKVLSPELELATRVQKNLVNLGMKDRGVKEADFYVIRETFCPAILVEVGFISNAEDNRFFDQKINQIAHAIVTAILDQLNIKSNVSTHHTVKKGDTLYAISKQYGKTTKQLTEWNNLSDPNKIYPGQVLRVA
- a CDS encoding tyrosine-type recombinase/integrase — encoded protein: MKKEFLSHLLIEGKTQSTVDEYDRRLHKFDLFLDDQELSIHEVTTQVIMSFRKQLLLESLSNRRINAILSTVHCYFNYLILHGEVKINPVLTSLSLPVKSTRKERLSDDELTILRLHIDSFRPNVRCAFLLMLSTGARVGEVAHLKKSDFFITNHMLYISITNAKWGSDRTIPIIDNEVSDIIQQYLAEIDVSSQPVFRVSKRTLQRHMTNFSNKTGIACHCHLLRHTFAAKLIEQGISIEIIKQFLGHKNINMTAHYTQSARLDLSQVQATIWQGN
- a CDS encoding YvrJ family protein, whose translation is MVEDILAILGQDIFAIAVSAFLLVRVESKLDDLTIAITKLSVKLLDEKNIKDK